Part of the Hippopotamus amphibius kiboko isolate mHipAmp2 chromosome 7, mHipAmp2.hap2, whole genome shotgun sequence genome, tgcaaatggaattcaaaagaaagctggagtagcgatactcatatcagattaAAGAgactataaaataagaaatgttacaagagacaagaaagaacactacataaagatcagggatcaatccaagaagaagatataacaattataaatatatatgtaccctatataggagcacctcaatacataaggcaaatgctaacaactaggaaagaggaaatcaacagtaacacaatcactgtgggggactttaacaccccacttacaccaatggacagatcatccagtcagaaaattaatgaggaaacacaagctttaaatgacacaataaaccagctacatttaatagatatctatagggcattacatccaaaaacagcagattactcattcttctcaagtgcacatggaacaatctccaggatagatcccatttggggtcataaatcaagccttggtaaattcaagaaaactaaaattgtatcaagcatcttttctgactataatgctgtaagattagaaatcaattacaggaaaaaaactgtaaaaaacacaaacacatggaggctaaacaatatgctactaaataaccaagagatcactgaaaaaatcaaagaggaaatcaaaaaaatacctagagacaaatgacaatgaaaacacaatgatccaaaacctatgggatgcagcaaaggcagttctaagagggaagtttatagcagtataatcctacctcaagaaacaagaaaaatcccaaatacacaatctaaccttacacctaaagaactagagaaagaagagcaaacaaaacccaaagtgagtagacagaaagaaatctaaagatctgatcagaaataaatgaaatagaaacaaagaaaacaatagtaaaaatcaataaaactaaaagctggttcttggagaagataaatgaaattgataaacctctagcaagactcatcaagaaaaagagggagaggactcaaatcaataaaattagaaatgaaacaggagaagttacaacggacaccgctgaaataaaaaacaccgtaagaaactactacaagcaactatatgccaagaaaatggacaacctggaggaaatggacagattcttagaaagggttaacattccaagactgaatcaggaagagatatatgaaaatatgaaaatagaaaatattaccaatcacaagtaatgaaattgaaactgtgattaaaaatctcccaacaaacaaaagtccaggaccagatggattcacaggtgaattttatcaaacatttagagaagagctaacacccatccttctcaaactcttcccaaaaattgcagaggaaggaacactcccaaactcattctatgaggccaccatcaccctgattcgaaaaccagacaaacatactgcaaacaaagaaaattacagaccaatattgcTGATGAATTTAgttgcaaaaattctcaacaaaataccagccaacagaatccaacaacacattaaaaggatcatacaccatgatcaagtggggtttatccctggaatgcaaggattcttcaatatacacaagccaatcaatgtgatacctcatatcaacaaattgaaggataaaaacaatatgatcatctcaatagatgcagaaaaagctttagacaaaattctacattcatttatgataaaagctctccagaaggtgggcatagagggcaGCTACCCcagtataataaaggccatatatgacaaacccagagcaaacatcattctcaatcgtgaaaaactggaagcattctctctaagatcaggaacaagacaagtatgtccactctcgccactactattcaccATCATTCAGCTCCACTATCATTTTTATCTGTTCCACCTATTAGGGTTCCCTAAGATTAAAATTCAAGAGAGGATTAATTGCAGAAAACTAGGCAATGATGGTTATAACTTGGCCTTCTCTAATGTTATAAAAAGTCTCTGCTCTGTTCAATTACATTCTCTATTTTCTCAGAATATGGTTGTGCTTTGTTGATTACTTAGTTTAATGCAAGGCCTTGGAGGAGAAAGCTAAGTGGGGCAAGTTTCTCTTTTGGGGACACTCTCACTCTGCCTTCTTGTCAGGGACCTCAATCCTTCTTTAAAACCCAGCCACATGTTTCTCCATTGTTAGTTCAGTATTTTCAATTATTCCCTGGCCCTCTGAGCAATAATTCTTAAGGATGAATGCATGGCATTCAGagtgcatttttaaaaggctaaaatAACCAGATTAATTCCTTGGAATTTGGATTATATCATTCCTAAATACATGGTctaattaattttctttgaaattttaaaccTGGGCCTATCAGTAGAAATTGAATTAACTCACAGTAACATATTTGTAGGCTGTACGTCTAAAGGATATGGAAATCTTTCTTTAGTTCCTTGAGAAATGAAGCCATTTGTTGTTTAGTAACTGCAAAGTAAACTTGAAATTGGTTCTCAAGGTGGAACTGTGAAGCTGCAGTCATTTCCAAATAGGTGTAGTTCCTGAATAGAGTTGTTTCTGGTGActtatttctataaatatctgtCCCCTTTGCACCtagataaaagaagagaaattaatgtttttgctatgcactttatttactttcttttctacttttttttgtttgtttcaaaactGACAAATATTAAGGCAAGGGAGAGCAAACTTAGGCAGCTGATAGAAGCCCCTTACTAAATTAGTAAGGGGAATAAGGTAGTTAATTTTTGTCCCTACCTATTCTGTGATTTCTTCCAGGGAAAAAAgccaatgaaaaaatatatgcaaatcaaaaagttacaaacttccagttataaaataaataagtcatggggatgtaatgaacagcatggtgactattgctaataatactgtattgcacatttgaaagttgctaagagaacaaATCTTACAAGttatcatcacaagaaaaaatttctgtAACTATATACAGTGGTGAATGCTAAGTAGACTTACCGTGGTgattattttacaatatattcaaatatcaaatcattatattgtacacctgaaattaatacaatgttGCATATTAATTGtctttcaataaagaaaaaaacagatgcaaGTCATCACAGATGTATACTTACTCAATTTATTTCCCACACTCTTTGGCCAGTATCAATGGGAAGAGCAAGTGAAGAGTAGTACTTAGAAGTTCTCATGAGTTGATAGAACcaagttaattctttaaatgttatattCTATACCTTCATTCTATCATTCTTTGCTTATAATTTCTCCTAGTCTACAtataattgaattaaaaatatggACTCTTTGGTTTGCGTATGAAAGAGTATTAATATTGATTCAGGAGATGAGGGATATTTCATGACAGTTGACAGAGTAGAAAAAGCCAGGAAAAAGTATGAGAAAAGTTGAATATGTTTAAGGGAATGGGATTTGTTGTAATGATGTGGTTTGAACATAGttctcagagaagtgagaaatacAGAGTGGAGCTGGAAAGCAAGAATGAAACAGTTCCAAAAAATCTAGAATGTCATGTTAATCATCTCTTTTATGTGACAGGTAATAGAAGAGAAAACCAAGATAGGTACAAAGATTGGGCAATCATGTTTCCTCTCATGTTCACCACCCTTCTGATGGAAACAGCCAGGTCTACAGTCTCTATTCAGGGAGCATCCCTGGCTGATTCCACTTTTGCAGGAATTGTCAAGCTGCTTTCGTCTGACCTCAAACATCTCACCACAGATAATttaaagagatggaaattctatGGTTATGAGGTGGTTGGGTATAAAGACTCCATTCAAGCTTAGACAATTCTTTTAATTCATCAGATGTGCTGTATCCAGAAATTTGAACCGGTGGTACCAGGAGAATGAAAGTTTGAAGCAAGCGTTGAAGAAGAGACGACATGGAAGATACTCTACAGAAGCCAGGACAGAGAATAATCGAACCACATGAAAGGAAAGGCACAAGCAATGGAAATTAGCAGACTTCTGTTTTGCATGGAGCTCGAGGCAACACCTAAAATGACAAAAGCAAGGTGCACAAGAGTGCATATGTGATGCTATCTTTGTGTAAGAAATGGGGGGATACCTATTCATATTGTCTTATATTTtcacaaacattaaaaagatgCACAAATGACAAGAGTATTCCTCTAGGAAAAATAAGGTGAAGTGAAACAATACAAATAGAGACAGCAGTGGAAGctaaatttattctcttaactctaagatttttttttattgtacagTATTTTATTGTAACCAGAATACTTACATGAGTCTCACAGCAATATAGTATCATGTAGGTACTCACTGAGAAGGATGAATTGGCTAAACTGTATATTTGACAATATCTTACTATACATCCAATTAATCTGAATAATTTGGGAGGGGGGAGAAAATAGAGAAGCATCCCATTTTATGTAATTCCATATTTTTCCACAACTTTATATACAACACAGAATCAAGACACAGCTGTAAATCATTATAATTCTAACAATATTGGGACCTGCGACATGTAAAAATCTCAGTCATATATTGCTAGGCATTTGCCAAATGATAATCACATCTGCCATACAGTGGTTTTAAGCTTGTAAGATAATATTCAAATGCTTATACTGCCATGGCCCTTTTGTTTGACTTTACACGTTAGCGCAGATATTTTAGTAAACTCATTTTTTTCGTCTGTTTAGTCTCTGTGTTATTACTTCTCAATACATAATAGAGATGTAGATGAGCAACAAAAAGATGACAAAGAAATCATCGAGAAAGCCTAGGATTCCAAACAAGGCTTCAGGTACGAAATCTAGAGGTGATATAAGATAGAAAAAAGCTCCCATTAAACAAAGTATTATCCTGATTCGGAACATCCAGAAAAGGCCCCAGACTGAAAACATCTCTCTGAACGCATGCCTCAGTAAGGTGGGGAGGTCCATAATTCTCTCCATAATAGATCTGGGCTGCCCTGAGAATCTCCGGTTATAATCATTAATATCTTGATGTAAGGATACAGCATCCTGAGACTGGTCATTTTCACCAAATACCATTAGCAGTAAAGTTACCGTTTGTCTACAGATTGGACAACTGATCGCCCCAAGCCACGAACTGTATCGCCAGTATGCAACAATGCAGGTACCACAAAAGAGATGTCCTCAGTTTGTTTCAACAGGAAGGGAAGCTTGATGTAAACAGATCGGACAGTACATGTCACTGTAGAACTGCTGTCGGGCAGCAGCAGGTGCATCCTGTTCTGTTTGAAGTTGTTCCCGAAGCACCCTTACTAGCTCTTGGTTTTCTGGATGAatattttgatgtgcatttctgaAAAGTGCATATATCAGGGTAGTAATCAAAGTGAAACTGACCACAACTGCCACAAGTACTTGGTCACTTACTCCTTCTATGACTGAATCATCACTCAGTTTCAAACTGTGAACTTCACCTTGATATTTGGCCATTCCAGGTCTCTGCACCGCGGAGGACACCTCTCCGGCTCCCGGCGGCCAAGGGCGCGAACTGTTTCCGGGGCTGCCCGCTGCCCTCGCAGGCGACCACCCGCGACCTGCGGCGGGCCGGGCGCGCcggctaagatttttttttttttaattgaggtagagttgctttacagtgttgtgttagttttggctgtacagtgaagtgaatcagctatattttatACCTATATCTccttcctcttggacctcccatcccaccccccatcccacccatctaggtcacagAGCACCAAACTGAACTCTCTGTGCTATAGCgtaggttcccactagctatctattttacacatggtagtgtatatatgtcaatctcaatctcccagttcatcccacctcccttcaccccctgtgtccacacatctgttttctgtctgtgtctctattctgccttgcaaattggttcatctgtacaatttttctagattccacatatatgcgttaatatataatatttgtttttctctttctgacttactttactctgtgtgacagactctaggtctatccacatctctacaaatgacccaattttgttcctttttatggttgaataatattccattgcatatatgtactacatcttctatatccattcatctatcaatggacatttagcttgcttccatgtcttggctattgtaaatagttcatAAGAATTTTTTGTTAATCTGAAATTTTATCTCTAGTTGTACTCACCTTTGTAAGATAGATTTTAAAAGCTGGGAAATTTGTCTCATGTCTTTTCTGTCTAGAATGCTCTCATCTTCAGGGGAATCATTTTCTGAATCCTTATGAAATAATTAAGTGTAGGCTTTTGCCCTCATGTACTATAATCCCCCAAAAGGGATTCAATGTTTCCCAGTGTGATTATTTCAATTTCTGTGATAAATTAACCTAAAAGAGTCAAAACCATTAGATGATTTCTGTTCTCCCTTGAAATTCGCCTGAGGCCCCAATTAGAGACTTTGACCAGAAATAGAGTCTtccagaagaaaagcaaagacagTTAGCCTTAGGTTCTCAATGAAAAGgattatatcaaatatttttggCAAACAATGCCTGAAGAATTAGACTCCTGGGTGCATGCTTCCCAGTGATTGAAGTCAGCAGGAGTAATCACCTGACAGACTGAGCTAGGCCCTTACGCACAGGATTTCTAAAAAGCAGACGATGAAAAAAACCAGTTCCTAGAATAAGACATAATTATAACATTTAAGGCAATAAATAAAGTGGGAAATCTGAttgtgaaatatttagaaaaaattttgaaatttttgtttttgctttttaaaagaaggcTTTTAAAGAATAggtttagatttacaaaaaagttgcaaaaatagtaccgAGGATTTCAGTGGACTTTATACCCAGTTCCCTTATTGTTAACATATTACACTGATATGATGCATTTGTCACCattaatgaactgatataacagtaatattgatacattatcatTATCTAAATAGTGTACTTCATTTGAATTtcaataatgtcttttttttttttgtttcaggtTCCCATCCATGTCACCACGTTACATTTGGTGGTCTTGTCTCCACCAGAATAATTTCTCAGACTTTCATTTTCTGTGATGAGCTTGTCTGTTTTGAGGAGTACTGCTCAGGTATTTTGCAGAGAGTCTCTCAGTTAGGTTTTGCTAATGTTTTCCTGATAATTGCATTGACATTATGTGTTCTTAGAAGGAAGACAGCGAATATAAAGATCCATTCTCTTCACACCATGTCAAAGGTACATGTAATTAACCTGACTTGTatgtgtataacagattcactttgctgtacacctgaaactaacacaacattgtaaatcaattatatcccaaaaaatttgttttaaaaagtgattcatCACTGTTAATGTTGACCATCATCACCTGCCTGAGGTCATGTTTGTAAggttttttaagacttttaaaatttttattacattgggttggccaaaaagtttgttcagaaaatgctaaacaaactttttggccagcccaatatatgttaaaaatatttcttcccaatttgttccatatatatatatatatatatatattccatactcatatatatatacatatgagtCAAAAATCTTTCACACTccagttatactaaaacttctgttggccgcactgtcttatcagcactttctcaAGGCTACTATCTTCccaatcactgctgtgcaggtgtgaacatgttacaacagttcatttgtaactgcggtgtgagcaaaattggatgccccacttgtgatttgcacaaaagaagagcagtgtgcagcgATTCATTTTTTGCGGTCTGAGagtgtgcatgtccacacacttctgcctacactctcaacactctgcaaaagctttgttttgaggtgttaaagcaccctccttatagtcctgatcttgctccattggactttcacctgtttggtctcctgaaagcagcccttcgaggatgaagtttcacttctgatgaagaagtgaagacagtggtgcatttgtggctcacagctcagcctaaaaccttttttaatgagggaatatgaaaggttgttgacagatggaccaagtgtattgaaaagcaaggagattatgtcagaaaatgatgtatttgtcttttctaaaaattaattaaaataaattctacagccagagtgtggataatttttgactcaccttcatatatgatatatatatgcatatatgtttgttgttcttttatcttttggctgcatggcatgtgggatcttagttcctgacatgtgggatcttggttcctgaccagggatcaaacccacgcccgtttcattggcagcatggagtcttaaccactggactaccagggaagtcccctgtaagGTTTTTGCAGTGTAAAGTTACACTATTACCCCTCTTCCCTTATgctactctttggaaggaagtcatgATGTTCAGACCACACTTAAGTGGTGAAAACTATGCTTTGAAGAAGGATCTCtacataaattgttttaaattattttatatgtgagatttttttattctctaccatttatttatttttaaaaggtattttgttatttatttaaatcattatggaatcatgaatatttattttataatgaattataatccaatactgtatatgtatttttatttctatatttatgctGTTGCTCCACTTTTGGTTTGGCTATTAGaagatctttttgtttgtttcacttctCTACATGCTTGGCATATCTTCATCATCTTTTTTGAGAGCTTCCTTATCTTTTGGAACTACAAGTGGATCGAGGCTCATCTTGTGTACTCCTGCCCCGGCCGTAGAGTCAGCCCTTTCTCCAAGAAAACTTTGTCTGTTTTATTAGAGAATGGAATTAGAAACCATGTTCTGGGTATTGGTTCTTGTCATTGTTACTTAGATGTGTTTACTTCTAGGTTTGGCAGTGGACAGAGCCTGGAAATATATGaactcatatatatacacatatctataattGTTTCTATATTTACCCATCTATATCTCCAACTCTAATCCAGTACTGTATGGTTAACTCTAGCCTTTTACAAGGTATGAACAGTGAATGAGATTCCCTATTGCTCTACATCTTTGACAGCAATTGGAATCATCAGTTCTTTGGCTTTCAGCCATTCTAACAAGAGTATGGCTAGagttcattgttattttaatttgcatatcccTTAGGACAAGTGAAGTTGAACttctttcatatgcttattttccatttatgtaacttctttggtgaggtgtttgTTCAGATATTTTACccaatttttaattgagttgtttcttttcttcttattgagttgtaagagtacTTGTTTAGCATTGCCTTTTGATTCTTTCTCATAATTTCCATATCTCTGCTGACATTATTCTTCTAGCTTtgaatgtattttccttttgtcAATAGAACCCCTAACacattaatcatagttattttaaattacatgacTGGAATTTCCAACATTTGCATCACATTTGAGTCTGGCTCTGGTGGATGCTTTGTCTTTTCAGGCTTTATTTTTCTGGccttttttctataattttctgtTGAAAGCCAGAAACACAGTGTTAGCAACAGAACTGTGTTAAATAGGCTTTTAATACGGGAATTGATGTTAGGCTGGCTAGgagttggtatgcttaatgtttgCAGTATGTATCAGTACCAGAGACTTCAAATTCTTCTAGTGTCCTTGTTTTCATCTCCCTTCTTGACTTAGCACTTCCCTAAGTACTTCTTCTGAGTGAGTCTCTATCCTGCAGCACTCTTAGCTACAATCCACTGTTATTATTCTGCAGCCCTGTTGATGCAGAAAGATCAATAGCATGTGAGATAAGGTGTGTAGTCTATCATCTTCTGATCAAATCTCAGTATGTTAGTGGGCTTGTGTCTCCAGAGTGTGGCGTTTACAagtgtttcttttcctcctccacaCATATGTCTACTCTTCCACAAACCACCATTTGCTCCCTTCCCCAGCTGCAGCAATCTCAATAATTGTGCTTGATATCTTGTCCCATGTtgactgtcttcttttctttttcttaggtgAGAGAGGAAGGCTTTGTCTTATGTTTTTAACACTCTTGTATCTTTTGTCCTGATGTTATTAACTTTTAACATTGTTGAAATTTACTTGATATGTCtttttgtttaaacattttttatttattttgcaagaatgtatattttactgcattcaaaataattctgtaattttaaaatccagaattaaacactttttttttctttgctgtaaatCTTACAGCTTTTCTTTCTATGCATATATAAGGACAAGTTATTTTTTTGGAACGTGGTCATGTTATGTAAACTATTTTTCCTTCAATGAAAAATATACGGAAATAAATCCATGTGCATATAACTCTGTATCTATACTAGaattattaatttaatgaaaataaatttatggatatattataatatatttagcAAATGACCATTTGTTGACCACGTTGGTTGGTCCTATTTTGCTCATATACAGTATACTGCAGGGAATGTCCTTATGCATGCATTTGTAAAAAGTCTACTATTAACTTTCTCAGATCGGTTCTCTGAAGTGGTATCTTTGAGCCAAAAgagtatattttttttcaaataaaaacaaaaaacaaaaaacaaaaaaacatctaAAAGTGGAAGTTAAGCACACTCTTTTATGGCTTTGATATAAATTGGCAGTGCAATGTCCTGAAAGTTAGTAACAATTTTCTTTCCTACCAATAATATATGGCAGTCATAGCTAAGTGTTTCACATCTTAGAGGAAGTGTATGTCTCTCCTGGGGTAAGTTTTCTCAGGGAATTCTTATGGGAGTGTAACTACTTATCCTCAGCCCATGTTCCACTGATGGAATCCTCATGGGGAACCTATGTATATCTTTATTAGAAGAAAAACATTGGCTTTTGCTGCCCATTCTAGATCCCTAAGTCtgagtgtgtgggtgggtggcaatgtttttaaatatcttattctCAGAAGACAGTCTTCTTCTACATGAGTTCCAGCATGCATGAGCTCCCACAGATATGAcagattttatttgttattttagacCAAGGAACATAATTTTCCCTACACCTATAATAGGATCTGGTGTTAAGATAGAAGCCAAAGAAATAGCAGAAAGCTCCAAAGCCAGACTTCAGATAATATGCTTTTTCATTaggtcactttatttttttaacttcaatatTCTTCTTGGAAAATAgttcaacatttttttattgcttttgtcaTCTGGTAATTGGAAATAATCTCTAAAAATTCTTACCAGTGCTTCTGGAATCCATTGTGAATGGAAGATGATATTTGTTTAGGTGCCAGCTAATTTAATAGGACATTTAATATTGCAGGCAAACAAATGCCTCTTTTCAAATATGTCTAAAAGGCAACTGGAGACAACTTAGGTAATTTGTACACTTGCAATTTGCTATTGTTGGCTCTCTGTgtattttggaaagcaattttcCATGAAATTGCTGTTACTTTTTAGGTGTGAGATTGTTTTGTATAATGTTCATTTAATGGAATCACTGTATAAATATCTTTTAGGCTAACTACACAAAATGTGCTAACATATTAACCCCTTTAAATGAATGGTTTAGGGATAAAATAGTACTTTTCTATATTCTAAGTACGACCTGATTATCATTTGTCTTAGGACATATTTCTAGCTGATTTGTTTGAGTCATACTGTAGTTTGATGCCCAGTGACCTCAGAACATATAGGCCCCATTTTATACATGGGGATCCAAAATGGTAGCTGACAGTTAAACTATCTTGCTAATAGGCATCAACAGAATTCTAAATCAAGGATATTCTTAATGATATTATTTATTAGTTGGAATTAAGACTATCAAATCTTTTTCAATATGATTATTTGTCTGATAGAAAagtatctatttcttcttctgttccTTATACCTGGAAATCTAACATTTCTCTTGGATTTCTAGACCTGCGTGGCCTATCCGCATTTTAGTTATCCACTCCATGATTTTAGTTAAGCTAATCCTCTTAGTAATCAATAGGCctgatttactctttttttttttatttctttcctttctttcttttctttcttcctttctttctttctttctttctttctttctttctttctttctttctttctttcttctttcattcctttctttctttctttaacagCTAGAGAGGCTCCTCTGCCACATTTTGCCTATATTTCCACTCATTTATGAAAAAATGTGATAAAGAAATTACATCTTTAAGGATCAGAATCTCAGGGAAATTGGTAGTTACAAACCTGGAGATTATCTGAAATGTCTCCTATGCTAAATATTCACTGTAAATTTATGTGTGCTATGCTACTCTCAGAAGTTTGATCAATATGTTGATACCCCCTTTATTTCTTCTAAGTCAATGCGCTTTTTAATTTCAtggaataatttttctaaatcttTACCAATCTTATGCTCCCTAAGTAAACTTTCTGGTAATCGAGACACTTTGTGTTGTtgagattttataaaatatcacatACATAATTCAGTAAACTTAACTATagaattttcag contains:
- the LOC130857126 gene encoding E3 ubiquitin-protein ligase RNF170-like, with protein sequence MAKYQGEVHSLKLSDDSVIEGVSDQVLVAVVVSFTLITTLIYALFRNAHQNIHPENQELVRVLREQLQTEQDAPAAARQQFYSDMYCPICLHQASLPVETN